TGGCTGCATGTGCTTttcactatttatttattttttaatctagtttatctctctcttcatttctttcctttcttccacccaCCTAGCTGCATGTTCTGTATCTAACCCTTCCTGAGGGGCTGTGCCACACTCCACAGCTACAAAGCCATGAACACACATCTTCCCCAAGTCTGCACCACTCCAATgacaggctccctcagcacttttctttcttttttggcttctgtttctccttcctctttctcttctttccttcacccacttagctccacacatcaaatcctctcccctccctcctgccaatCTGCACCATGCCCTGAGCATTGCACCCCTGAGGAGCACAGCCACAGTCTACCATGGCCCCATCCTGTAGGCCCCAGTATCTGctgcaaacaacccatcccagccccaccccctccgCTGGACATGCTGTACTTAACCATAGCAGAGCAACTGGCCCTTCCCATTGgaaaaggtggtgagaagtatagTGCCCACAGACCaggaaacaacaaagaacgctcagcccacctgctcagccataaacaaataaaacaaaacagcaggacaaaacaaacaaatgtacaattaataaatgaagaaaataattactgaatgtcctgaagacagcagacaatatcaaaacatatttaaaaaataggacGGGAAGgctccagtaggtgtccaaaataaaacaccagatgaccttccagtagaagaaaagggcactggaactacctgatagggaattcaaatctctaatattcagggtgattgaagagataaaggaaaaatcagacaaaaatgaggaaaaatagacaaaatcatggaaaagacagcaaaacaatggaagaattcaggaaaataatacaggaacaaaatgtcaaaataaactcacaactagaaatcatacaaaaacagcaattagaaatccaaaagataaacaaaaagatttcagaaatggacagtgtcagagAATGTTTGAGGAGCAGGGTTCAAACAATGGAAGagaggatcagcgaaattgaagacacaTCCTTAGATACCACTttgtcagagaaaagaaaaatgaagaagccctgagaacagtgtgggatacaatcaaaagcaaaaatgtgtgaGTGATCGAAGTTCTAGAACacgggaagaaaacagaaaacacagagaggatcattgaagaattgctgacagaaaacttccctaatatcgtgaaagatgaaaagttgaccacccaagaagctcaacttACCCCATATAGgatactcatcaaaagaaaataaccaaggcacatcataattacaatcgctaaaaccaaagacaaagaaagaatcctgagaccagctcaagaaaaagaaaagtcacatacagaagagacacaataagactaagttttgattactcagcacaaaccatgcaagcaagaaggcaatggaatgacgtaTATGAAACCTTGAAATAaaataattgccaaccaagaaaaatatatcctgtaaaactctcactcaaatatgatggtgaaattagaacatttccagataaagagaaattaaagaaatatgtaaaaaccgagccaaacttacaaaaattgtaaagggagtccttaggttagagaaccaacaacatcaaacaacagtctgaatctaggatgcaagaccacATCAGTCAGATACCAAtataggtaatgaactctcaaggataaaatgaaactaaaagatttacaacagggaaccacagaggttaatctataaatgacaacaatgtcagaacaataaaagagggaataactagtgtaggtatagaacttccaaATGAAGAGGAGGTCAAAGCAATACCAAGTAATGAAAGACTAGttaaaacttaggaagataagggtaaatttcaaagtaaccacaagaaagttaacaaacatactcatcaaaatgagGAAGAATaacataaaatctcagtaaaaacaaaacctacaaaagtgaaagaaatgaacaaaaaatcCATAAGCAAAagtaattcagcacaggagagcaagaggaacaaaaaaaaagtcagcccccccccccaaaaaagcactacaaaataacagcagtaaactcacacctatcaataattatactgaatgtaaatggcctaaatgcatccatagagacagagagtgacagaatggattaaaaaaaaaaaaaaaaaaaaggacccacataccttagaaacaaatacataaattcattaaaaatcaaaggatgaaaaaaaaaatatgaagaaaacacctaccaaaaaagagctggagaGGCAATAGTAATCTcaaataaaacagactttaaaacaaaatccatcataaaagacaaagaaggacattatatataatgattaaagggacaatccatcatgaagatgtaaccacaataaatatctatccacccaatgacagggcttcaaaatacattaaaaaaaaaaaaaaaaactagcagcactgaaaagagaaattgatagttctacaatattagtaggagacttcaatacagcactcttggtaaaggacagaacacctacaaagaaactcaacaaagacacagatctAAAGTCCACAGtcagccaacctgacctcatagacatatatcaAACAatccacccaacggctgcaagGTACACATTTCTTTCCAATCACACATGGAACagtcttcagaatagaccatatcttagttttttgtttttaggccacaaagcaactgtcaacaaaatccaaaacactgagataatacaaagtatcttctttgatcacaatgccatcaaagtagaaatcaacaacagggagagcaaggaaaaaaaatcagttgtatggaaactgaataacactctgctgAAAAACCACtcagtaatagaaaaaatcaaagatgtaatcaaaaaacccctagaatcaaacaagaatgaaaaagtatcataccaaaacctttagaacacagcaaaagcagtgctcagatatAAATgtatagcaatagatgtacatatcaaaagagaagaaaaggacaaaataaaacatttgcaacacaacttgaacgaatagaaagagaacagcaaaagaagcccacagccaccagaggaaaggaaataataaagatcagagcagaaataaatgaaatagaaaaacaataaaaagaatcaacaaaaccaaaaattggttctttgaaaggataaacaaaatagacaaaacactggccaaattgagaaatgaaaaacaggggaggaaatatgcaaataacccaaataagaaatgaaatgggagacattacaacagatccaactgaaataaaaaggatcataagagagtactatgaaaaactatactccaacaaatttgaaaacctagaggaaatggacaaatttccagaaacacactagctacccaaactaacacaaactgaagttcaaAATCTGGACAAacccatcacaaaagaagagattgaaaaggtaattaaaaaaaaagaaaaaactcccaacaacaactatggcttcactggagaattctaccaaacattcagagaagagcttacaccagtactactcaaacaattttggaacacagaaaaggaagggatacttccaaattcattctatgaagtccgcataacctaataccaaaaccaggcgaagacaccacaaaaacagaaaatcacagaccaatatatctcatgaatatagacataaaaattctgaacaaaattctagccaatagaattcaacatcataccaaaaacaatatacaccatgaacaagtgggatttataccaggtatgcaaggatggttcagcattagaaaatcaatcaatgtaatccaccacataaataaaagaaacacaggatcatctcaatcaatgcagaaaagccatttgaaaaagtccaacacccattcctgattaaaaaaaaaaaaaaatctctcagcaaaatagggatagaagggaaattcctcaacataataaagggcatccatacaaaaccagcagccaacatcattcttaatggagtgaggctgaaaacattccccttgagaacagaaaaaagacatgAATGCCCTTTAcaaccactcttatttaacattgtgctggaggtcctagcaagagcaataagacaagaaaaagaaataaagggcatccaaattggtaacaaagaaggaaaaccatccctatttgctgatgatatgataccatacatagaaaattcaaaagactacatgagcaaactactggaactaacagaaagattcagcagagtagcacgatataagataaacatacaaaaatcagttggattcctatacaccaataaagagaatgtcgaaaaggaaatcaagaaaccaataccatttataatagcccctaaaaaataaaatacttaggaataaatctaaccagggatgtaaaagacctatacaaagaaaactacaaaacactactgcaaaaaaacaaaagagaactacataaatggaaaaacacaccatgctcttggataggtagactcaacgtaaaaatgtcaattctacccaaagcaatctacaaatacaatgcaatcccgatccaaataccaacatcattctttaaagagatctaaaaactaatcattaactttatatggacagggaagaggcctcagacaagtaaagcactgttgaagaagaagaataaagtaggaggactcacactacctgacctcagaacctactatacagctacggtagtcaaaagagcctggtactggtatgacacatacattgaccaatgggacagaattgagaacccagaatgtaaatccatccacctacagtcacctggtcTTCCAAAATGGCCCAAATTCATCAAATGGGGataaggcagtctttttaacaaaaggagctggcaaaactggatgtccatctgcaaaaaaacaaaacaggacccatacctcacaccacacacaaatactaattcaaaatgcatcaaagacctaaatataaaaccaaaaactataaagatcatagaagaaaaaataggatcattgctagaggccctaatacaaaccataactaacaacaaacaaactctggaagataagctaggtaactgggatcttctaaaaattaaacatgctcatcaaaagatttcaccaaaagaataaaaagagaacctatggactgggaaaaaaaattttggctattacaaattctacaaaggtgtaatctctaaagcctacaggaaaatccaacacctctacaacaaaagataaataatccaattaaaaaataggcaaaggttatgaacagacacttcaccaaaaaagcattcaagtggctaacagacaaatgaggaaaagctcacgatcactagccgttagagaaatacaaatcaaaaccacaatgagataccatctcaccccaacattactggcacaaatcaaaaaacaaaaaataacaaatgttggagaggcttcagggagattggaactcttatgcactacaggtggggatgcaaaatggtacaaccactttggaaaatgatgtggcacttccttaaaaagctagaaatagaaataccatatgatccagcaatcccactcctaggaacatatcctagagaaatgagagccatcacatgaatagacatatgcacaaccatgttcagtgcagcactgtttacaataccaaaaagatggaaacaacctagatgcccatcaacagataaatgggtaaacaaactgtgatacatacacacaatggaaaactacacaaagataaagagcAATGGTGAATCTCCGAAGCATcccacaacatggaggaatctggagggcattatgctgagtgaaataagtcaatcacaaaaggataaatattgtatgagaccaccgctataaaaactcttgaaaaggtttacccaaaaagaaacaatcttagaTAGTTACGAgataggggaggggtggggatggaaaaacactaaatggacaataggtaagtggtaactttggtgacgggtaagacagtacacaacactgggtaagccagcacaacttgtccaaggcaaggtcttggaagctccacagacacatccaaactccctgagggatcgaattactgggctgagggctgtgcagaccatggtctcagagaacatctagctcaactgacataacacggtttataaagaaaacgttctacgttctactttggtgagtagcatctggggtcctaaaagcttgtgagcagtcatcaAAGGTACACCACTGGTCTTACCTcgcctggaacaagggagaatgaagaaaaccaaagacataagggaacgattagtccaaatgactaatggaccacaactactacagcctccaccagacttaggtccagcacaactaaatggtgcccagatACTACCACAGACTGCTATGACAGAGATCACAAcggagggtcccggacagagctggagaaaaatgtacaacaaaatactaactcacaaaaaaaattttttaaatgaccagacttactggtctgacaaagactagagaaacccccagagtatggcccccagacacccttatagctcagcaatgaagtcactcctgaggttcacacttcagccaaagattagacaggtccataaaacaaaacgagcctaaatgggcacaccagcccaggggcaaggacgagaaggcaggagtggacaggaaagatggtaatagggaacccaaggtcgagaaggaaagagtattgacatgttgtggggttggcaaccaatggcacaaaacagtatgtgtattaatcatTTAATTGAGAAGCTAGTttcttctataaaccttcatctgaagtacaatttaaaaaaaaaaaataacagatgcAGCTTATAGCCTCACCCACAGGGCATGAAATCCATAAACATGCCCATCCACACATTTTGCATGTAATTTTTAGGAGCCCACAGGCCCCCTGGAGCCCAAGCAGGACTCCAGGCCAAGATAGCTGCAGGTCAGTGGAAGGCTGTGATAACACCTTGTTCTCCTCAGGCAGGAGCTGCCTCTGATTctagggcttcgaactggttcattccagtttgaacccctgctgagaatttggatttctaacaagttccccaaaacccaagcccactgccatcaagtggattccaactcatagcaaccctataggacagagagtagaattgccccgtagggtttctaaggctgtaaatctttatggaagcaggctgccacatctttctcctgccgaccggctggtgggttcgaaccaccgaccttttgcttagcagatgagtgcttttaaccactgtgccaccagggcttgcttaacaagttcccaggtgacacTAAtgctgctgctggttagggaccagttctgtgAATCACTAGTAGGGCAGCGGTTCTCAAACTTTattatacctaagaatcacctggggatcctgttaaaccgtagattctgattcagtatatctggggtggcaATGCAAATCTCAGCAGTGGAACAAACCGGTTCAGAGCCCTGTCTGATTCACATGAGCAGCGCATTGcccaagagaaaggcagggaaaCTGCCAAGCTCAGCTCTGCAGTTTGGTTCACTTGATTATTTTCTTGTCTGTGTCCCTGCAGGTGATTGCAAATAACTAACCGAAAGAAGTCCCCAGGACTGTTTCAGACTTGGAATGGttacagaggaaaaaataaactaaagTGGCAACTACATCAATCTTACCTTGGTGCGAGTCCTTTTAGCAAACTGTCTTAAtgtccaaaaaagaaaaccaaacccactgtcatctagttgattctgactcacggagacctcatgtgttacagagtagagctgcttcacagGGTTACCTCAGCTATAATTTttgcagaagcaggtcaccaggcctttcatctgcagtgctgctgggtgggtttgaaccaacctttagtttagtaattgaacacaaaccatttgcacccccaagGGCTTCATcctaacatcacaaaaccaaaacccattgccatcaagtcaattccgactcatagcaaccctataggacagagtagaactgcccggtaaggtttccaaggactggctggtggattcgaactgtgacattttggttagcagatgagctcttaaacacCGCACCCCAGGGTTCCTCCTAATGTCCAGGGGTCCTAAAAGCAAGAAAGAAGCTGGGATCAGAACAGCCTAAAGGACCTCAGGAATGGGACCTGGGGTCCCAGGATTGCCCTGCAGTCCCGGGGTCCTTCAGAAAGTCGGGCACTTGGGAGGCACAGGCCGGGAGCCAGGTCTCCTTACTGGTTAACTACATTTACCTGGACAAGTGATTTCACCTCCCTCGGCACAGGCTTCACACCCCTGCTACCTCCCTAGGACAGGGTGGGCACCAAATGAAATGCGATGGGGAAATGTTTTGAAAAAGGCAAAAGTTACCTTTGTAAGGAAGACGAGTGTGAGCAAAATGAGGGGGGAAAATGGGCAGAAGGGAGTCCATATTCACCTaagatttgttttttaagaatacaacacagaaaaaaaatagcaaattgTAAAGCTTCATTCAGAATCCACAGATTAAAGTTGTTCGGGGCCTAGTAGCCCCAAGCCTGCAGAGCTAAGAGATGCTGGTTTCTTTGTTGTCAAAAGCTCCTAtcaatcagtggttctcaagacTGGCAgttttgccccccaggggacatttggtgaTGTCTGGAGtcgtttttggttgtcacaacttggcAAAGTGCTACTGGCAcctagtgggtggaggccagggatccTGCTAAGCATCCTACAGGGCACAGGACAGCCTCCCACCACGAAGAAGCACCTGGCCCCAAATGCCAACAGAAGGCACAGGGGCCACAGGCCACAGTCACTGGCCCAGGGGCCAGCCACGGGTGAAGGGGTCACGTGGTGCCCAAGACGCCCTTCGGCACCTCTTCCTCCATTGCTTGCCCATCCTTCATGTCCAATACGGAAGCCTGTCTGCCCTTATGGGGAAGAAGCAGCCACTCCACAGGCTAGGAAATCCTTCAAAGCCTGACAGCCAGTCACAGGGACGTCCAGGCCTGGAGCAGGAAGGCTTGGGGCTGAAAGGTAAGGCAGGGTGTGGGGCCTGGGCCTcaacaaattttaaagaaaagtttTTTCCGGAGGAAATTAAAATAACCCGGCATCTGTCTGTAAATCCCTTTCTCTGAAACAGCATTGGCAACCTGTGAAGACACAAGAACAGAGAGGGCTGTGTGAGTTCTCGTTACTGACATAAGAATTCAAAAAGGGGCCTGGGAAGAAGAGCCACTAAATCGGCACTTGATAGAGCAAAACcggtcagtggcaaaaggacaaacagtgCATGATCTCACCCCCTGGAGTTGTGCTAGGTGTGACCTGCCCTTGCTTCTCTTCTCTCCTCAGCTCTGCTCAGCAGAGAACAGAGCCGGAGCCTCCCTCAGGAGAAAGGAGTGGTCCCAGCCCTAAAGCCCCTTCCCACAGCAGGAAATACCTGTGCAGAGCAGGAGGGACCCTAGTGTGCTAATGCTCAAAGGCAAGGACTAGGCTCTAGGCCCTCAGTGGAGGCAACTGTTAGAGTGGGGTTTTCACTTAGGGGGCTGAAGCTCTATCAAGCCTTCCTTTGGTGGTCTTCCATTAGGGCCTTCTGAGAAGGGGTATGCTAAGGGGTACTCATTGTTCTTGGGCAGTATGACTACACAGAGAGGcaaagggggccaagatggccccACAGCCTGCCTCCTTGGTGCCATGCTTGGCCACAGAGCCATCCCACCCTGGCCCTGTGGACCCACACATCACAGGGGAGTGGGGAGAGCTTGAAGGTTTTAGCCTAGGAGCCTCAAAAGAGACAGTGGGGAATGGCAGCCCTGGAGATCCCCAAAGGGCAAATGTCACAGCAAGCAGTTCCATCTCACATTAAGAGAAGAAAGAACAGTGACTGTCATGGCAAATCAAGGCACAAAAGCAGATGTGGCACTTATTGTCTTTTACCTTTCGTTTGAGCTTGGTGCTTTCTCAACTCAGGCCAGCGCTCTGCTCGGCACCCCTACCTGCCCTGAGGAGGGCACCCCGCTCACTCCCAACATGTGCCTCCTTCTGCTGGAAGGCAGGACTCACCCTGAGCAGGAGGGTCTGTAGGTCTTCAGAGTCAGCCCACTGCTCAAAGACGCCATCTAGGGTCTCCATGTACCAGGAGCCACTCTTGGTACCCCTCCAGGAGACAAAAACTTAGAAAGAGAAAGGCTGGACCTTGCTGGTGGGCCAGGGCCCCCATGGGTCACCCCCCTCCCTGGGCATGGAGGCTTGGCACAGTTTCAAGTCTAGCAGTAGCAGCCCACATCTCTGCGGCTCTGTCCCCTCTGTGAtcttatttcatcctcacaaccatcttGTGACTTTGGTTATGGTTCCTACCCTCTCAACCAGGAAAATAAGGCTCAGGAAAGTCAGGTGTCTCCTGCATAGGCATTAGAAAACTACCACCTATTCTGTGCCAAGCTCTGTGCTCAGTGACATGCCCGCCACTTTGTTTAATCCCCATGACAACTCCTGAGGTACGAttatattcccattttaaagatgaggaggcTGAGGGAGGGCCAGGACCAGGGTGAGGAGATGAAGCGCACCAACCCGAGAGCACGTGCCTCCTTAAACTTTGCACCCTAGGCACCGCTTTGCCTCACCCTGAGCAGGGCTCAGAGTCACACAGGTGGCAAGAGGCAGAACCAGGACTCAAGAACGGGTCTCTTATTTCCCCACCACAACTGCCTCTAGGGCAAGTGAGAGGACTCACTGGGCTAGGAGGACGTGTCTCCTGGTGCACTCACCTGGGAAGGTAGAGTAGGACACGAAGATGTCTCTGGGTGTGGGCAAACTAGCCACGGCGTCTGGCTGGTCGGAGTTCCCCGGGCCTTCTGGGAACAGGGCAGCATCTGACTCGGGGTTACCGCCAGAGGCCCTGTCTTTAGGGGGAGCAGAGGCCACCTCAAATCCATGGTCTTTCTGTTCTGCAAGAAGTAGACACAAACACTAATTTGTCACCAAAACACAGACCAGAGTTCCTTACCTCACTTCTTGGCACCATCCAGCCTGTCCCCAGCCCGAGACTGTTTGATTTCCCCTAAAGGCAGGGTCTCAGTGTCAGGCAGACACAGgcaggaaacaaaaacaaagttttaCTTCAGAGAAACGATAAAAGTATCAgatgtgttatggactgaattgtgtccctccaaaaagatatggtgAAATTTTAACCCCCATTACCTGtgaatgtttgtttgtttgtaaataaggtttttaaagatgttatcagtcaacatgaggtcatactggagtagggtgggtcctaatttcaattcttttaaaagagaagaagagagacagagagacactcGGGGGAAAACCATATGAAGATCCATCGACaaagccaagaaacacccagGACaaccagagctgagagagacaggggaggatcttcccctagagtttCAGAGAGCACATGGCCCTGCCATATCCTCAATGCAAAcaactagcctccagaactctgcGACGATAAATTTCTCCTCCTAGAAGCCACTcaatttgtggcattttgttacagcagccctgggaaaccAATACAATGCTGATTAGATAAAATTGGGGGAGAAaaaggagaatgcagaaattttgcAAACGGCTCTAAAAACAAGTTACAAACAGTTTGtaaagataaatagatagatgggTGAGTAGGTGGGCAGGCGGGCAGGCAGGTAGATAATAGAAAGTAAGAAAAGTCTGGAAGGAAACACCAACTATTAGCAGTGGCTACTACTGAGGAACAGGATTAGGGGTGGGGTTCGGCAGAGGCCTTTCCCTTTCCATGCAAGTATTGTTTGAGGTCATGATTTACAAGATGGTGAAAACGTACATGCGTGCACACATGTCCATAGACACACACATGTCCACACAGTGCACATGTCCACACATGTCCGCACACGCACACATGTCCACACACGTCCATACATATGTCCACACACATCCATACAGCAACACGtccacatgtgcacacatgtccCCATACATGCACACATCTCCACACACACATgtccacacacatgtgcacacacacacacacacagcaccccGGGGTACAAAGCTCCTGCACAGGCACTGAGGGGAAACAATGGTAAAGGAAAGACGGGTTCTTCTGTCTCGGGGGCTAAAAGATCAAACTGAGAAAACTATGTCCTCATTTACACTGAGAATCGCACtaaaaagagccacataaagcttgtgtttctctttttttttttgtaggaataTAGTGAGGAAAGTGTCCACTGTATCACACAGTATCCTCTCTAtgaaagggaaccctggtgggtgtgggcaaACTAGCCACAGTTAAACTCTTGGccgctgaccgaaaggttggtggttcaaacccaatcaatggctcctcgggagaaagacctggcaatctgctcccataaagattacagcctagaaaaccctatggggcaaaaagacaaataacccaattaaaaaatggacaaaagatatgaatagacacttcactaaagaaggtattcaggaagctagcagatacatgaggaaatgctcacagtcattagccattagagaaatgcagatcaaaactacaatgagattccatctcactccaacaagactggcattaatccaaaaaacacaaaatagtaaatgttggagaggctgcagagagactggaacacttctacactgctggtgggaatgtcaaatggtaccaccactttggaaatcgatttggcgcttccttaaaaagctagaaatagaattaccatatgatccagcaatcccactccttggaatatatcctagagaaataacagcctttacatgaacagatatatgcaca
This DNA window, taken from Elephas maximus indicus isolate mEleMax1 chromosome 3, mEleMax1 primary haplotype, whole genome shotgun sequence, encodes the following:
- the LOC126073141 gene encoding caspase-9-like gives rise to the protein MEQKDHGFEVASAPPKDRASGGNPESDAALFPEGPGNSDQPDAVASLPTPRDIFVSYSTFPVFVSWRGTKSGSWYMETLDGVFEQWADSEDLQTLLLRVANAVSEKGIYRQMPGYFNFLRKKLFFKIC